The proteins below come from a single Juglans regia cultivar Chandler chromosome 12, Walnut 2.0, whole genome shotgun sequence genomic window:
- the LOC109013048 gene encoding novel plant SNARE 13-like, producing MASDLPMGSQLEQIHGEIRDNFRALANGFQRLDKIKDSNRQSKQLEELTGKMRECKRLIKEFDRELKDEEGRNPPEVNKQLNDEKQSMIKELNSYVALRKTYMNTLGNKRVELFDMGAGVSEPTADDNFQVASSMTNQELINAGTKTMDETDQAIQRTQKVVEQTIEVGTQTAVTLKGQTDQMGRIVNELDTINFSIKKASQLVREIGRQVATDKCIMLFLFLIVCGVIAIIIVKIVNPKNKDIRDIPGLAPPAPSRRLLWAAEHFI from the exons ATGGCGAGCGACTTGCCGATGGGCTCTCAGCTGGAGCAGATCCACGGTGAAATCCGCGATAATTTCCGAGCCCTTGC AAATGGCTTCCAGAGGCTTGATAAGATCAAAGATTCTAATAGACAAAGTAAACAGCTTGAAGAACTTACAGGAAAAATGAGGGAGTGTAAAAG attaattaaggaGTTTGATCGTGAACTTAAAGATGAGGAAGGGAGAAATCCTCCTGAGGTTAATAAGCAACTCAACGATGAGAAGCAGTCTATG ATCAAAGAGCTGAATTCATACGTGGCATTGAGAAAAAC GTATATGAATACCCTTGGTAATAAGAGAGTTGAACTCTTTGATATGGGAGCAGGGGTTAGTGAACCTACGGCTGATGACAATTTCCAAGTAGCATCAT CAATGACAAACCAAGAACTTATCAATGCTGGAACGAAGACAATGGATGAGACTGATCAGGCCATTCAACGCACTCAAAAG GTTGTTGAACAAACAATTGAAGTGGGAACTCAAACTGCTGTTACATTAAAGGGTCAA ACCGACCAAATGGGCCGAATTGTTAATGAGCTGGACACAATTAACTTCTCAATTAAGAAGGCTTCCCAGCTTGTGAGGGAGATTGGTAGACAG GTAGCTACAGATAAATGcatcatgctttttctattcCTTATTGTCTGTGGTGTAATAGCCATCATTATTGTCAAG ATTGTGAATCCCAAGAACAAAGACATCAGGGACATCCCTGGATTGGCACCTCCAGCTCCCTCAAGGAGGCTTTTGTGGGCTGCAGAACATTTCATTTAG